The proteins below are encoded in one region of Salmo salar chromosome ssa02, Ssal_v3.1, whole genome shotgun sequence:
- the LOC123738321 gene encoding zinc finger protein 627-like, with the protein MKRHERTHTGEKLYYCSQCGKSFTRSGHMKDHKRTHTLEKPYLCSQCGKSFTHLCNLKTHERLHTGEKPYECSPCGLSFTTLGYLKSHERTHTTEKSFHCSQSREIFTHLGSLKRHERTHTIEKPHCCSHCGKTFTQLGSLKRHERIHTGEKPHSCSQCGKCFTRSGHMKEHKRTHTGEKPYCCFQCGKSFTHLWVNSFHRLC; encoded by the exons ATGAAAAGGCatgaaaggacacacacag gggagaagctgTACtactgttcccagtgtggaaagagttttactcggTCAGGGCACATGAAAGACCATAAGAGAACGCACACATTGGAGAAGCCTTACCTCTGttcccaatgtggaaagagttttacccactTATGtaacctgaaaacacatgagagGTTACACACCGGGGAGAAGCCTTATGAATGCTCTCCGTGTGGATTGAGTTTTACCACGTTAGGgtacctgaaatcacatgagcgAACACACACAACAGAGAAGTCTTTCCACTGCTCACAGTCCAGAGAGATTTTCACCCATTTAGGGAGCCTGAAAAGGCATGAAAGGACACACACAATTGAGAAGCCTCATTGTTGCTCTCATTGTGGAAAGACTTTTACccagttagggagcctgaaaagacatgagagaatacacacaggggaaaaGCCTC acagctgctcccagtgtggaaagtgtTTTACCCGTTCAGGGCACATGAAAGAAcataagagaacacacacaggggagaagccttattgCTGcttccagtgtggaaagagttttacccactTAT